The nucleotide window GGTCATGGGAGTGGGGAGAGCTGAACCAGAAGCGAGGCCGAGGGGGAGCCTGTTTTAAATGTCCTCTGAggtctacattttattttatttttttatttttttatttttttttaagattttatttatttattcgacagagatagagacagccagagagagagggaacacaagcagggggagtgggagaggaagaagcaggctcatagctgaagagcctgatgtgggactcgatcccataacgccgggatcacgccctgagccgaaggcagatgcttaaccgctgtgccacccaggcgcccctgaggtctacattttaaagaataatgtcTATTTTCATCTAGGGAATAATAAGCACATAGTTTGAAATGCCAAAAGCCACCAGAAGGCCTGTGCCAAGCACAGGCGGCCCGACCTCAGCCCTCGGCCCCTCGGCCAAGGCAAGCACTTTCTCCTTCTTGGtgatttaacctccatgtgtccCAAGTTATGTCCGTCTCACAGCTTTCTCGATTTATTCGTGTCCGATGGCACCGTGAGACACGGGACATGGCTCGCACACCTCCCCGCTCCAACGAGCATCCCTGTATCACAGGTTGGTATGAAGTCAGGGTTTAACGCTCAAGGTGAGGGATAACCACTGCTCACTGCTGAGCGTGCCGCTGTGCTGTGGACTCCGACCGCCGGGAGCCGTGGTTCCTCCCGGAGAGAACCGCCTTGGTGTTTCGTTTGCTTAGCGGCTTGCTTGCTTTTctgccatttgttttttgtttttaacaaaattataCATGCATGGAGTTTAAAGTGCCAGTTCTctgagacttattttttaaagagaaagcagcccctccccttcctgttcCCTCCGTGTCGATTTGCTGCTCAGACCCGCGGCGCCAGGCTCGCCAGCGTCGTGTGAGCTAACGCCTCCGTCACAGCACATCGTCGTCACGCCGTTTTCCTCCAACCTCCTCCCGCGGTGGCCGCCTCCAGCTCTGGTCGCTGGCTCTTTGGCATTTCAGTCGAGGTCGTCAGGCAGCAGGCTCGTACCGTTGCGTCTCGATGTTCTGGGCTTAGGCATCACGCGCTGGCTCGCGGAGGCTGGAGGcacctgtgcccccccccccccccccccccccccccccccccctcccacGCGTTCCTGCCAACCTTCCCCTTGCTCGGGTATCAGCGGGCCGCCGCGACAGGTAGCAGGGTCAGCGCCTTGAGCAAGCTGGCATTGTTTCTTCCTCGTCTCTGTCCGTTCGGGCTGCTGTAATGAAACAGCACAGACCGGGAAGCTCAGGCACAGCAGTGCCGGACGCTGGAGGCTGGAGCTCGTGGTGCCAGTGCAGGAGCCTCTGGAGCCTCTTTCATAGGCGCACAGATCCCACGCGTGGGCCTGCGCCCTCATGGCCAGAGCACCTCCCACAGGCCACCCTGTCATTTACCACCTCCTccgggggttagggtttcaacacatGAATCTGGCGGGGACTTAGGGAGACGACAGCATCTCCCAAGTGAAAACGTGAGCCAGAAGGCACCCGGGAACTCGAGTGGCTTTGCTCCAGAGGTGGCCCAGACCAGGGGGCTTCCTCACCCCTTGGGGGGGGCCCCTTTCCCAGAGGCCTTAGGAGGCTCACCACCCTCACGTGTTCACTCCATCTGCCTTCACGTGGGGAGCAGGACGGGCACAAACAACTTTGGAGAACCAAAGCTCTCCCACACATCTCAGTCACGTGGCCATAGCTGGCGGCAAAGAAGGTTCTGAACCCTACTAAACCGGTAGCCATGCGCCACCTAAAACCCAAACGAAGCCAAGAAGAAACACTGAAGGACCGCCAGTGGTCTCTGCCAAACCCCTTCTCCCAGAACGGTTAAAACTGCTGTGGGTTGGTCTGGAGAGGCAGGAGTAACAGCTCTGGAACAGCTTCGAACAACAGAGGTGCAGGTCTCCTGCTCATGCAACGCACACCTCACAGGCTGGCAGGACGGCGCTGCCTCATCACAGCCGGGCCGGGGACCCAGCAGGGCGACCACGTCTCAGACCCTGCCGGGGGCCCACCCAGACGGAGGGAATGGAGAAGATGTCTGTCCTTCCATGGCCAGCACCTGCCACGTGGTCTGCCCCAGCAGCAAGGGAACCAGGAGGGCAGGCTTTCATGGGCCACAAAGGCAGGACTCTAGGAATATCTGGTGAACAGCACGGATGGTGATCAACTCTTGGGTCACGTTATTTACGACATGCAAATGTTACCCAGAGCTGAGCTGGGCGGTATGTGGGGACTACTCTGATGCTTTTGTATACGCTTTTGTgtttcctggagaatgtttccCCTCTTCTTTTAGTTTTAATGAGATGCATTTATCGTGAATTTATCCTGAAGCTCTTCCCCAGTCCTGTTCTGTTTTTGTGGACTTGCCCTTTGCATACTCCTTGGGTGTCTATTTTGGCAAGATACCTAAAGGTGGAGAACCGTGGGAACCGTCTCCTAGGTTTAGAAGTCTGTCAGCTCTCTGGAGATTTCATTGTTGTGTAGTGAGTGCAGAACTCAGCAAATTCAACCACCAAAGGGGTCATCCTTTAATTTGATGCCTCTTCCATTTCATGAGGGATCTCTGGACCAATGCCACCAGATAATTTGTCACTTAGCTCTTTTGTGTCTGTTTGTCCTTTGCAATATCACCCCTTTCCATTAGCTCCCCTGGGCCACTTGGGTGTCTGGGTTGAGGCGTCAAGAACCCATGGAATATCCTAGAAAGGCCTGCTCACGGTATTAAGtcgttcactttttttttttttttttaaataagctctacacccagcgtggcctgaactcacaaccccgagatcaagagtcgcacactcacagactgagccagccgggcgccctgAAGagcacttattttttaagtacacCCGAAACATAAAACTGCCAGTGGACCTGGGGGCCTGTCCCGCCCACCTCTGCGGCTCATGACAACAGCCAGCCAGGCAGGGCGGCCTGGAGCACAACACCCTTTCTGCCACATGCTAACCACATGGCTTCCTGGCTGCGACACGTCTGAGGGCAGCTTTTACGGGAGTTAGACATCAGTAAGTGCCacggggacagaggaaggagataCTAAGAAATGCTGCCTTTCAGTGCTTTTGAGGTGTCAGTCTGCACAGCGAGGTAGGCTCACTTTCCCCCAAACCGAATCCCTGTTGTGCACAGTCTTTATTGGAATAGTTTCTCTCTTCCCGTTTCTGGGACGCTGGAGCTTCAGTCAGATGAGGTGACGTCCCGTGTCCCGTGTCCCAGTCATGCTGTGGCATGAAGTTCCTTACATTTCTGTCTCTGGGAAGCAAATGGCAGGATCGAGCCCCCAGGATCTGGTTGCAAATGTTGTCAGATCTAGCGCTTGTGCCTGAACAATCACGTGGCCTGTCACGTCTCGGTCTGCAGATACAGGCCGTGTTTGTGGGTAGTTTTCATGATGCCAGTCTTCATTACTCAGTTAACTCTGGTATTCTAAACATTTATTGTAATTACAAAACTAATGTGGtatcataaatatttaagtaatagataggtataaagtaaaaatacagaaccaggggttttctacataaatgttatataaatacagctaatttacaaaaacaagatCACTCCATCATTCTGTTGAGGAACTCCTTTATTTCATGTAGAAGTCCTCTGGGGTGACAGGTTCACAACAGGTGCAGATGACGCTGTGCGGCGGATGGCTCCCAGCAGCACGGTGTCTGGAGAGGCCACGGGGAGCCGCTGAAGTGATCCAGTCTGGAGGACACTCAGGTCAGTGGGTGGCCACACCGCAGCGCTGGGTCTTACATGAGACTGTCCACCATGGGAGCCACAGAGGCAGCCGGTGGTCCGGAGCCTGGGGGCGCGGGTGAGGCTGTGCCGGGAGGTCACAGTGCCCGGTGCCCCGTTTCGAGCAGCATACTTTCCAGAAGCAGCTTGCTGTCGGTCTCCACATagggctggtgcagccacatGGACAAGTAGCTCAGGGCGAGGTCGTGGTCTGTGGCGTGTGCAAGCTCCTCCGTGACCGTGCGCTTCAGGAGAAGCTCCTTCCGGTACATGTCGGACAGCTTGCGGGAGACCTCATCTGCAACAGACGTCTCCCTTTAGTAGCACGAATTCACAGAGCCGCTCCTGCCTGGGGTGGGGCGCCACCCTGAAGCGCTCCATGAAAACCGGACTCAGCCATAGTGCGGCGATAAAGAAGGACCAGGTGGTATGGATCACTCTGGCTCATGCAGATCAGCCGGATTAGACGGCATGACAGTGTCTTGAAATTAATAAGTAAGTACAGCCTTTTCCGCTCAACTCTTCAGTCCCGAGATGATTATGAACAGTAGAGTCACCTCAAACCGACAATATTCCAATAACACATTCCATCAAATGGTTTTACCCTTTTCCTCCTTATTTAAAAGTGAGGTCTCAAATTGGCATCAAATAGCTAGGCCCTTCTTTTGAACTAACAGAGCTAAAGgtaactgaggggcgcctgggtggctcagtcagttaagcatccaactcttgatttcagcttaggtcaccatctcaggggcTCGATgtcaggctctggagtcagcagggagtttgcttctctctctctccctctgctcctccccctgctctcacgtgcatgctcgctttctctctaaaataaataaatcttaaaaaaaaaaaaagtaaccctgATCTTGTAGAACTTACTTAAGAAAATGGATTCCATGTTCCCAGTACTCTTCTTCTGAGGGCTTGGCTGAAATGACCtcagtttatctttctttttcaatgctgggcttgaactcataaccctgagatcgagatctgagctgaaatcagagtcggatgtttaaccacctgagccaccccgCCACCCCAAAACCtgtctttttgaaaaagaaaaagaattctgccTCTGCAGAGGAGGTGGAATTCACTCTACCCATTTtgtttaaggttatttatttatttttattaagtaagctccgtgcccaacgtggggctgaaactcacaaccccaagattgagAGCTGCaggctctatggactgagccagctgggtgccccggCCACTTGGTTTTAAAGGATAATAAGGGCATCTTGCTTCCTGTGTCTCTAATTACATTTAATATTCTTTGCTGATTATTAGAGCCAAGAAGAAAGGCCCATTTTAAGATGCCCCTCAATCTCCTTCACTTCCAATGGATCCTCACGAATTGAATTTCAAAGCCTGTCAGCTTCTTCAACTACCAGATCTAAAGAACACAAATGCTCTCATAATTTCTACTCCTGAGAATCAATGCAGAGAGAACTACTTACAGAAATGGGTTGTGGGCCACGTGTGAAACAGGGGGGGCCTATGCCTCCCGTCCGCATAATGGTAGTTCTCTAGCTCACAAACCCCCTTGGTGGTCGAGGACAgcttttccattttcatctgtattttgGCCTGAAAAGATATTAATTGGGAATATGAGAACCGTATCTGAAATCCACTCCAGCCTCAGATTCAGTAACTATAAGGTTTCGAAGCTAAGAGGCAGAAGTCTGTTGAGACCAAAAGTCCAACACCAACACTGTTCCCTCCACACGCAGTGCATTtccagggagacagaggcagacgGTGGCTACGGTCTCTTTAATTTGCATTACCTCAGAAATAACCCCTGGGTTTCCAGGGCTGGAAAGAGAAAGCTTGCTGAGCCCAGCTTCCCTAAGATTTCCGAAGGCACTAATTTCTTAGCCCAAAGACCTGGAGGGATCACAAGGCAGGCTCTGCTTTTATGGAATGAGAGGAGGAAGGGTATTAAATGAGTTCATTGCTaactttaacaaaaatttattagCTGCCTCCGAGTTTGCTGAAACCTTGAGGcttggtttccttgtctgtaaaacggTAGTCCTGAAAGGCAGCCCTCCACACTTCACACAGGAAGTGGGGAGAACGGACATGACGACGCCTCGGGGTAGGGTGAGCTCTGCGGGAGGCCCGTACACCGCAGCGTCTGCCCGGCCCCTGCAGGGCACACGGCACCATGCCCGCTGCAGAGAGGAGCCAGCACGGCCCGCTCCGACGAAGTGCTTACATGGCGGTGAGAAGGACTAAGTACTCCTGAGGTACCTAGTTGGAGCTAGAGAGGGTTTGTTAAATAAACGGGCCAAGTAAGATTTCAGATTTAAGCAGCACAGACCCATTAAGACATTTCTAACCCCTACGTATACTTAACCCATGTACGTGGGGGTTATAGAGAGATCTGTAAACTGTCAAAATCTGAATTCCTTACACTCGGTCCCTCAGCCACTCTCCAATTACGCCAGATATGGTGTGCACCAAGTTTAGCTAACATTGATTTTTAAGGGACTACACTCCTTTCCCCAATCTTTTTCGGTTCGATGTTTCACCTGGCCCAACCCCAAGAGGTAGGACTCAGCATTTCCAATACAGCTGGGCCAATTCTCAGGGCTGCTGATCTAGAGAAGGTCAAAGCCAGTACCCCACACCACGCTTCCTGACCCCATGCCTCTCAGCATGCCATCCCATGTTCTCTGCATCCTGCCACCTAATTCAAAGAAAACCTTATAAATGATCAGGAGAACAAGGAAAATCCTGGAGGCCTGACATAGGCCTGCGGTGCCATGTACAACTTGCTTACCAATAGAGCCCAGGGTTATGCCCTTGAACCCACAGGGGATGAACGGCGGCCCACACTCCCAGCTCACCCTCAGTACGCCTCCTCCCCAGACCAAACTGCAAAATGTTCATCCAGGTTGGGGAAAGAGGTGCCCCAAAGCCCCCTGCCAAGGTCAAGTTCATTACAGACACTTAAAGCCAAGTCTGGGAAACCATTCTCtctaaaagatggaaaataggaaaaataatatgaaaaaccTTGTAACatcaacttttggttttgaaCATAGAATGAGAACTTGTTTCCAAACCACTTCAACATAGAATAAATTCTTTGGAGCAGAGGATTTCAGTGCCTGATGGCtggcacccagatcttggtttctaaaaccATCCTCCAGTAAGAGGAACcaaggctccttggagaaatggctgatccAAGGCAGGAAATACACAGGATGGGCCTAGAACATCTTGTAATgctagaaagtaaggaagtgttcaaaaaaaaaacccaaaagcaaaacTCACACTGATGGAAGCGTGTCCAAGGGACATAGGAGCCAACGGAGCTCGTAATGGCCAAGGCAGGAACAATTGGAGGAACAAAATACAGCGGTGCTGGATTACATACAACCCGAAGTGGGGAACACACAGCCAGGAGTCCGCGCTGCCAGCAATGCATGGCCCGGTAACGCACGGGTGGGGGAAGACAGACATAAGCTCGGTACACGCTCCGCCCTGAAGGCGGTGAGACAGGACTTCCCACTCCTCCAGCGCGGGCTGTGTGGACAGCGGGAAAGGAGTACCTTTTACAGAGAAACCTGACAACAGGTCAAGGTCAGGTCCGGCCAGGCGGTCAAGGTCAACACCCAGAGCGATATGGCGTGGTCACAGTCCACGCCTTTGACAGGATGTGATGAGACCTCGTCTCTGCGGCCTCTCCCGAAAAACCCACAAGCCTGGCCAAATCACGAGAAAGTCATCAGACAGACCCCAAGTGAGGGACAGCTGCAAAATGCCTGACCCATCCTCAAAACTGTCACTGTTAgaaaaaacaagggaagtctgtGAGGCTGTGGCAGCCACCAGGAGCCTGAGCAGACATGATGACTACATTCACTGTGGGGTCCGGGGTGGAGAGAGGGcatgagggagaaaggaaggaaatgtgacTAGACTACAGCCTTCTTTCAATAGCAGCGTATCAATACTGGCCCACAAATTACGACAAACGTGGCATACATGTTTGTGATACGTAGGACAGTAACGTCTGAAACGGGGTGCGGGCTGGGGATAGTTTACGCGCACTCTCCGTACTACCCGCTCAAACTTCCTGTGTATCAGACACTATCCTAAAAACTCAAGTGTTCAtaaaatatgcagagaataaaTTCACTGGAGCAGGATACAGTGGCTTGGGGAGACCGTAGAGACCAGGGCACCTGCATCTTCCCAGAGCTACGGGGCCGTGGCATTAGTAACCCTGTGCCACACGATGCGTGCTGTCTTCCAACTCGGGTTACTAGCCTCGGGCCCGtgtgcctctccctcccactcatacgtgcctttgaaagaaatgaaacttcCCTTCTTCGGAAAAAGGGAGTCAGCCCCAGGCTCAAAGACTTTTGGCAGGGAAGCAATATTCAGCTAATGTGTGTATAAcgtgattttaattttatgacaGAAGAATGTTAAGTAAGTAACAGGATGGGATTAATACAAGTCATGAGGTAGCCCCGAGAATGGATGAAACGTGCGTACGCCGATGCAGTCCCGCAGGAGTTAGTTCCTCCGTGATCTCTGTGACACACCCACCGGGTAATCATCCAGCCTTTTGGGGGCACATTTCCTGCCATGGGCCACACCAGCTCCGTGGGAGCCCCTTCCAGCTCCGGACAGGACTTGCCACACTGTTCTCTGGTGGGAGCCAAAGTTCCTGCCAGTACCAGCGGCCTCCCTTGTCCCCTCAGAGGCTTCAGAAAACCAGTGGACCATTTCTTGTTCTTGGGACAGCCTTTTGGCTGTGATGGTGGCTGTTTTGACTACTGGTTCCCCCTTTTCTGAGCTAAACCTCCAGTTCCTCTAATTACTTCCCTCTGACAAGGCCTGCCCCCCTCAGGTCCCCACGCTGTCTCTCTGTGTTGATGGGTGGGGCCATCATTTTGTTGGCTGTCATCGACACAGCCCAGGCTTTATCTGAAGATCTTGGGAACTCAGCTGACCAGAGCATACGGTCACCTACAATCCAGCGGCTACTTTCCCCGGACTACCTCACCCTGGGCCTGTGCTCTGGGTCAGAGGGACCAAGGACAGGTGCCCCACGTTTCCTCTGCCGCTGCTCAGTCCATCAAGCCTGCTGGCTGGGTTTTCTGGACTTTGACTCTCCCTGCTAACATCTTCCCATGCTGTCCCTCCTCAGTGCAGGTCAGTAGGGCTGAGGAAGGAGTCCCAGGGTACCAGCCTGCCACTTAAGAATGGGGAGAACCTAGGACAGACACACAAAGCCAATCAATCACTCCTGGTGTGCCTGAAATGAAACGCACACCCTCTCTTCCCCGTcagcctcccctctgaaactTTTCCCTGATGGGCCTACGTCCACAGTTACAAATAAGAACGTGTGAGCTAACAAGAGCcaagtgacatttaaaaacaaaatcctttcagacttttttacattttataaaagtcaCATGAGTATGTGTTGAAAATGTTTCTTGTTCTAACAGAGCTTTGAGATTCTGTGACAGGCTTTACCCTGGAAGGCAGCGAGGGATGAAGAGGCCCTGACAGGAGGAGGAGGCCCGTCAGAACCACGCACGGCGAGGCAGCGAGGGCTGGGGAGCAGTGCACTGAGCTCCACGTGTGTTAGCTTTCTGGCTGTTCAAATGATTTTAATACTGGAACTCAGCCACccggtttcttttcttttaggaaaatatGTGCACCTGCTTTTTTGTTCaaacaaaagtatatatttttaaaagatttatttattgggggggagagagtgggagggagagaacgcacatgggggagaggcagaggaagagaaagaatcttaagcagactccaccttgagcgtggagctggacacggggcttgatctcacgaccctgagatcatgacctgagccaaaaccaagagttggttgcttaaccaactgtgtcacgCAAGTgcccaaaacaaaaatatttgccatGATCAAATGGGTTAATtcgggaaaaagaaaacaaaacaactgggCAGTTTTCCATAACTTAGATTTGTCAATTTTAGTCGCTTCTTTGGCCCATGTCCACTCCCTGCCGGCCAGGAGCTCCGTGTCCAGACCTTGCCTGCCAGAGACACAGCCACGAACATGGAGACAAACGAAGAAAGCAGATCTCACGTGGCCCACACCCTTTATTCTCCTTCAAGTGGGGGTCAACTTGAAGTCGCTGACACCTGTCTCGTTACCTGCTCGAGCAGCACGCAGA belongs to Ailuropoda melanoleuca isolate Jingjing chromosome 14, ASM200744v2, whole genome shotgun sequence and includes:
- the CINP gene encoding cyclin-dependent kinase 2-interacting protein, which produces MAANTVGSTAPRKPVLSVSARKIKDNAADWHNLILKWETLNDTGFATANSIANLKIRLCSEDETELQGSSPASGEGADKALPEYSKELETLCEELQTTFDALAKIQMKMEKLSSTTKGVCELENYHYADGRHRPPLFHTWPTTHFYEVSRKLSDMYRKELLLKRTVTEELAHATDHDLALSYLSMWLHQPYVETDSKLLLESMLLETGHRAL